Proteins encoded in a region of the Pseudomonas putida genome:
- a CDS encoding TldD/PmbA family protein, whose amino-acid sequence MFDSSALLRQRFAALRSTAELFSLRHVKQSHQALSVRRNVAEPPFFSQDEGAMLTVRVNGVEAYAATADMSQAGLQRALEQAEALARQIAPHSLLDLREQPVTSARHDHLSPHFDQPVPSLADCLGLLAAESASVPKDSRLVDWQASLGLSLVEQTYLNSAGAELRHAQRFLFPGLGVTASDGQDSQSRSLGRDNFGQQGGFEIIERCGLVGAARQVADEALQLLMAPNTPSGPRDLLLMPDQMMLQIHESIGHPLEMDRILGDERNYAGTSFVKASDFGHLQYGSSLLNVTFDPTIGEELASYSFDDDGTPASKQFLIRDGLLLRPLGGALSQFRSGLDGVANSRACGWNRAPIDRMANLNIEPGDQSLQQLIQGIEHGILMRTNRSWSIDDARNKFQFGCEWGQLIENGELKGIVKNPNYRGISAQFWLNLSAVGDRSTFQVLGTPNCGKGEPNQVVRVGHASPACVFRQIDVFGGDA is encoded by the coding sequence ATGTTCGATTCCAGCGCCCTGCTGCGCCAGCGCTTCGCCGCGCTGCGCAGTACGGCCGAGTTGTTTTCCCTGCGCCATGTGAAACAGTCGCACCAGGCGCTGTCGGTTCGGCGCAACGTTGCCGAACCACCGTTCTTCAGCCAGGACGAAGGCGCCATGCTCACCGTGCGGGTCAACGGCGTGGAGGCCTATGCGGCCACCGCCGACATGTCCCAGGCCGGCCTGCAACGCGCACTGGAACAAGCCGAGGCACTTGCCCGGCAGATCGCTCCGCACAGCCTGCTGGACCTGCGCGAGCAGCCGGTGACCAGCGCTCGTCACGACCACCTCTCACCCCATTTCGACCAGCCCGTGCCTAGCCTCGCCGACTGCCTCGGCCTGCTGGCTGCCGAATCGGCCAGCGTGCCAAAGGACAGCCGCCTGGTGGACTGGCAGGCCAGCCTGGGCCTGAGCCTGGTCGAGCAAACCTACCTGAACTCGGCCGGCGCCGAGCTACGCCATGCCCAGCGTTTCCTGTTCCCAGGCCTGGGTGTGACCGCCAGCGACGGCCAGGATAGCCAAAGCCGCAGCCTGGGCCGCGACAACTTCGGCCAACAGGGCGGTTTCGAGATCATCGAGCGCTGCGGACTGGTCGGCGCCGCGCGGCAGGTCGCCGACGAGGCACTGCAACTGCTGATGGCCCCCAACACCCCAAGCGGCCCGCGCGACCTGCTGCTGATGCCGGACCAGATGATGCTGCAGATCCACGAGTCCATCGGCCACCCGCTGGAGATGGACCGCATCCTCGGCGACGAGCGCAACTACGCCGGCACCAGCTTCGTCAAAGCCAGCGACTTCGGCCACCTGCAATACGGTTCCAGCCTGCTGAACGTAACCTTCGACCCGACCATCGGCGAAGAGCTGGCCAGCTACAGCTTTGATGATGACGGCACCCCGGCCAGCAAGCAGTTCCTGATCCGCGACGGCCTGCTGCTGCGCCCACTGGGCGGCGCGCTGTCGCAGTTCCGCTCTGGCCTGGACGGCGTGGCCAACAGCCGCGCCTGTGGCTGGAACCGTGCCCCGATCGACCGCATGGCCAACCTCAACATCGAACCGGGCGACCAAAGCCTGCAGCAGCTGATCCAGGGCATCGAGCACGGCATCCTGATGCGTACCAACCGTTCCTGGTCCATCGACGATGCGCGCAACAAGTTCCAGTTCGGCTGCGAATGGGGCCAACTGATCGAAAATGGCGAGCTGAAGGGCATCGTCAAGAACCCCAACTACCGTGGCATCTCCGCGCAGTTCTGGCTCAACCTGTCGGCCGTCGGCGACCGCAGCACCTTCCAGGTACTGGGCACGCCCAACTGCGGCAAGGGCGAACCCAACCAGGTGGTGCGGGTCGGCCATGCCTCGCCGGCCTGCGTGTTCCGCCAGATCGACGTATTCGGAGGAGACGCCTGA
- a CDS encoding GNAT family N-acetyltransferase, whose amino-acid sequence MSIDWLCKHHTDLGKDQLYAILQLRTEVFVVEQRCAYQEVDGQDLSGDTLHLMAWQEDKLVAYLRLLDPQSQGGDVVIGRVVTAPEARGLKLGHTLLLKGLEAAEHCWPGVPVYLSAQAHLQAFYARHGFVVVGEEYLEDDIPHIGMRKG is encoded by the coding sequence ATGTCCATCGACTGGCTCTGCAAGCACCACACCGACCTCGGCAAGGACCAGCTCTATGCCATTTTGCAATTGCGCACCGAAGTGTTCGTGGTCGAGCAGCGTTGCGCGTACCAGGAAGTCGATGGCCAGGACCTGAGCGGCGATACCTTGCACCTGATGGCCTGGCAGGAAGACAAGCTGGTGGCCTACCTGCGGCTGCTCGACCCGCAGTCACAGGGCGGGGACGTGGTGATCGGGCGCGTGGTGACTGCACCCGAGGCACGTGGGCTGAAGCTTGGTCATACATTGCTGCTCAAGGGGTTGGAAGCTGCGGAGCATTGCTGGCCAGGGGTGCCGGTTTATCTGTCGGCGCAGGCGCACTTGCAGGCTTTCTACGCCCGCCATGGGTTTGTGGTGGTGGGCGAGGAATATCTTGAAGACGACATTCCGCATATCGGCATGCGTAAAGGCTGA
- a CDS encoding NAD(P)/FAD-dependent oxidoreductase has product MHSTDVIILGAGAAGLMCAQLSARRGRRVLLLDHANKPGKKILMSGGGRCNFTNMYTEPANFLSQNAHFCKSALARYTQWDFIELVCKHGVAYHEKKLGQLFCDNKASDILDMLLAECDEAGAEIRMHTSIEQIEKTENGYLLQTNGGQFACQSLVIATGGLSIPTLGATGFGYQVARQFGHALLPTRAGLVPFTITEPQLKALCTELSGTSLDCTASCNGTSFRENLLFTHRGLSGPAILQISSFWEAGDTVEINLLPDRDALTWLQQMQAERANAELKTVLGEVFTRKLANLLAEQWFESKPMKQYTPAELAQIAEKLANWQVVPAGTEGYRTAEVTLGGVDTREVSSKTMESLKSPGLYFIGEVLDVTGHLGGFNFQWAWASANAAAQFV; this is encoded by the coding sequence GTGCACTCCACCGACGTGATCATCCTCGGCGCCGGCGCCGCCGGCCTGATGTGCGCCCAGCTCAGCGCCCGCCGTGGCCGCCGGGTACTGCTGCTCGACCACGCCAACAAGCCAGGCAAGAAGATCCTCATGTCCGGCGGCGGGCGCTGCAACTTCACCAACATGTACACCGAGCCAGCCAACTTCCTGTCGCAGAATGCGCACTTCTGTAAGTCGGCCCTGGCCCGCTACACCCAGTGGGACTTCATCGAGCTGGTGTGCAAACACGGCGTGGCGTACCACGAGAAGAAACTTGGCCAGCTGTTCTGCGACAACAAGGCCAGCGACATCCTCGACATGCTGCTGGCCGAATGCGACGAGGCCGGCGCCGAGATCCGCATGCACACCAGCATCGAACAGATCGAGAAGACCGAAAACGGCTACCTGCTGCAGACCAACGGCGGCCAGTTCGCCTGCCAGTCGCTGGTGATCGCCACTGGCGGGCTGTCGATTCCGACCCTGGGCGCCACAGGCTTCGGCTACCAAGTGGCGCGCCAGTTTGGCCACGCGCTGCTGCCGACCCGCGCCGGCCTGGTGCCGTTCACCATCACCGAGCCCCAACTCAAGGCACTGTGCACCGAGTTGTCCGGCACCTCGCTGGATTGCACCGCCAGCTGCAATGGCACCAGCTTCCGCGAGAACCTGCTGTTCACCCACCGCGGCCTGAGCGGCCCGGCAATCCTGCAGATCTCGTCGTTCTGGGAAGCCGGTGACACGGTCGAGATCAACCTGCTGCCCGACCGCGATGCGCTGACCTGGCTGCAACAGATGCAGGCCGAACGCGCCAACGCTGAACTGAAGACCGTGCTGGGTGAAGTGTTCACCCGCAAGCTGGCCAACCTGCTGGCCGAGCAGTGGTTCGAGTCCAAGCCGATGAAGCAGTACACCCCAGCGGAGCTGGCGCAAATCGCCGAAAAGCTGGCGAACTGGCAAGTGGTGCCGGCCGGCACCGAAGGCTATCGCACCGCCGAAGTGACCTTGGGCGGCGTCGATACCCGCGAAGTGTCGTCCAAGACCATGGAGTCGCTGAAAAGCCCTGGGTTGTACTTCATCGGCGAAGTGCTGGACGTCACCGGCCACCTGGGCGGTTTCAACTTCCAGTGGGCCTGGGCATCGGCCAACGCCGCAGCGCAGTTCGTGTAG
- a CDS encoding M48 family metallopeptidase codes for MTVLRYLQAYPPHLRQQVRQMIDSDRLGEYLQRRYPDRHDVQSDKALYGYAQDLRQQYLRSAPGLDKVLFDSRLDLTHRALGLNTAVSRVQGGKLKAKKEIRIASLFKEAAPQFLRMIVVHELAHLRERDHNKAFYQLCQHMEPDYHQLEFDLRVYLTYRELPGNL; via the coding sequence ATGACCGTATTACGTTACTTGCAAGCCTACCCGCCGCACCTGCGGCAGCAGGTGCGGCAGATGATCGACAGTGACCGCCTGGGTGAGTACCTGCAGCGCCGCTATCCCGACCGCCATGACGTGCAAAGCGACAAGGCGCTGTACGGCTATGCCCAGGATCTGCGCCAGCAGTACCTGCGCAGCGCGCCGGGCCTGGACAAGGTGCTGTTCGACAGCCGCCTCGACCTGACCCACCGCGCCCTGGGCCTGAACACGGCAGTGTCCCGGGTGCAGGGCGGCAAGCTCAAGGCGAAGAAGGAAATCCGTATTGCCTCCTTGTTCAAGGAGGCCGCGCCACAGTTCTTGCGCATGATCGTGGTGCACGAGCTGGCGCACCTGCGCGAGCGCGATCACAACAAGGCGTTCTACCAGCTCTGCCAGCACATGGAGCCGGACTATCACCAACTGGAATTCGACCTGCGCGTCTACCTGACCTACCGGGAGCTGCCGGGCAACCTCTAA
- the mdtD gene encoding multidrug transporter subunit MdtD, producing the protein MPERTPLDPVTARWIPWVVAIAFFMQSLDGTILNTALPAMARSLAEDPLRMQGVIIAYMLTVALLIPASGWIADRFGTKRIFFSAILLFSFGSLLCAAANSLGFLIFARVVQGLGGALMLPVGRLVVLRAYPRSELVRIMSFITIPGLLGPLLGPTVGGWLVEILSWHWIFLLNLPVGLIGCIAVWKFIPDLRGAERTSFDGPGFLLFGAAMVLITIAMEGLGELHLPHLRVMLLLFAGMACLAAYWLRAGRDPEPLFSPSLFRVRTFAIGILGNLFARLGSGALPFLVPLLLQVALGYSPAQAGMSMIPLAAAAMLAKSIARPLIERFGYRIILTGNTLLLGLLLASLGLVDEQTPYAVLLIQLGLLGAVNSMQFTAMNTVTLIDLDDASASSGNSLLSVVAQLALSLGVACAGALLGGFTAAGSAEGVESTLGAFQLTFVTIGIMAMLAAAIFLQLAPTDGRRARRPEQHMEP; encoded by the coding sequence ATGCCCGAACGCACCCCGCTGGACCCCGTCACCGCCCGCTGGATCCCCTGGGTGGTGGCCATCGCCTTCTTCATGCAGTCCCTGGACGGCACCATCCTCAACACCGCGCTGCCGGCCATGGCCCGCTCGCTGGCCGAAGACCCGCTGCGCATGCAGGGCGTGATCATCGCCTACATGCTCACCGTGGCACTGCTGATCCCTGCTTCGGGCTGGATCGCCGACCGCTTTGGCACCAAACGCATCTTCTTCAGCGCCATCCTGCTGTTCAGCTTCGGTTCGCTGCTGTGCGCCGCCGCCAACAGCCTGGGCTTCCTGATCTTCGCCCGCGTCGTGCAGGGACTGGGCGGTGCGCTGATGCTGCCGGTTGGGCGGCTGGTGGTGCTGCGTGCTTACCCGCGCAGCGAACTGGTGCGAATCATGAGCTTCATCACCATCCCCGGCCTGCTGGGGCCATTGTTGGGCCCCACGGTCGGTGGCTGGCTGGTGGAAATCCTCAGCTGGCACTGGATCTTCCTGCTCAACCTGCCGGTTGGCCTGATCGGCTGCATTGCAGTATGGAAGTTCATCCCGGACCTGCGCGGGGCGGAGCGAACCTCGTTCGACGGCCCCGGCTTCCTGCTGTTCGGCGCGGCGATGGTGCTGATCACCATCGCCATGGAAGGCCTGGGCGAGTTGCACCTGCCGCACTTGCGGGTCATGTTGCTGCTGTTCGCCGGTATGGCCTGCCTTGCCGCCTACTGGCTGCGCGCCGGGCGCGACCCGGAGCCACTGTTCTCGCCCAGCCTGTTCCGCGTGCGTACCTTCGCCATCGGCATCCTCGGCAACCTGTTCGCCCGCCTGGGCAGCGGCGCCCTGCCCTTCCTGGTGCCATTACTGCTGCAGGTGGCGCTGGGCTACTCTCCGGCGCAGGCTGGCATGAGCATGATCCCGCTGGCGGCGGCGGCCATGCTTGCCAAGTCCATCGCCAGGCCGCTGATCGAGCGGTTCGGCTACCGCATCATCCTCACCGGCAACACGTTGCTGCTGGGCCTGCTGCTGGCCAGCCTCGGCCTGGTCGACGAGCAAACGCCCTACGCCGTGCTGTTGATCCAGCTGGGCCTGCTGGGCGCGGTCAACTCCATGCAGTTCACGGCCATGAACACGGTAACCCTGATCGACCTGGACGACGCCAGCGCCAGCAGCGGCAACAGCCTGCTGTCGGTGGTCGCGCAACTGGCGCTGAGCCTGGGCGTGGCCTGCGCCGGCGCACTGCTCGGCGGCTTTACCGCAGCGGGCAGTGCCGAGGGCGTGGAAAGCACCCTGGGCGCCTTCCAGCTGACCTTCGTCACCATCGGCATCATGGCCATGCTGGCGGCGGCGATCTTCCTGCAACTGGCGCCGACGGACGGAAGGCGTGCCCGTCGTCCGGAACAACACATGGAACCATAG
- a CDS encoding helix-turn-helix domain-containing protein: MEVSKTKSSFYRRLYVAWLIDSQTATSVPALMEATGMPRRTAQDTIAALADLDIVCEFEQLEGARNHAGHYRIHEWGAIDKQWIIRHLRQIREVLGYP, from the coding sequence ATGGAAGTGAGCAAGACCAAGAGCAGCTTCTACCGGCGCCTATACGTGGCCTGGCTGATCGACAGCCAGACCGCGACCAGCGTGCCCGCCCTGATGGAGGCCACCGGCATGCCCCGGCGCACAGCCCAGGACACCATCGCCGCCCTGGCCGACCTGGACATCGTCTGCGAGTTCGAGCAGCTGGAAGGCGCACGCAACCACGCCGGGCATTACCGCATCCATGAGTGGGGGGCGATCGACAAGCAGTGGATCATCCGGCACCTGCGGCAGATCCGCGAAGTGCTGGGTTACCCCTGA
- a CDS encoding TldD/PmbA family protein, which yields MQHAFETLVGDVRAALQAGEQFTLGYSAEQSQFVRFNHAKVRQAGEVSQASAQLRLVHDGRQAEQQVTLSGEVQVDRQRLADALAQLRQTLPLLALDPYLRLDESAWHSHSLQEQPLPELDEVLALLDSEAGDLDLVGIYAAGPICRGFASSFGAFGWHQANSFNFDWSLFHENGQAVKANYAGQLWSAEDFIARLRQAREQLGFLGRPAITLKPGSYRAYLAPAAMDEIAGMLCWGGFSAQALATGNSALQRLYNGDARLSPLVSFTEQVSGSLSPAFSDEGAPRLDVPLIQQGQAQQRLISARSAAEFELLANGADSYESPCALSLAPGNLASEQVLERLGTGLYISNLWYLNYSDLPAARMTGLTRFATFWVENGQIQGPVSTMRFDDSLYSLLGSQLEDLTQAREMILSTSTYGQRSTGSSHLPGALVKGLTLTL from the coding sequence ATGCAACATGCTTTCGAAACCCTGGTCGGGGATGTGCGCGCCGCCCTGCAAGCAGGCGAACAGTTCACCCTCGGCTACAGCGCCGAACAGTCGCAATTCGTGCGTTTCAACCACGCCAAGGTGCGCCAGGCCGGTGAAGTGAGCCAGGCCAGCGCTCAACTGCGGCTGGTGCACGATGGCCGCCAGGCGGAACAGCAAGTGACCTTGAGTGGCGAGGTGCAGGTGGACCGCCAGCGCCTGGCCGATGCTCTGGCGCAATTGCGCCAGACCCTGCCGCTGTTGGCCCTCGACCCCTACCTGCGCCTGGACGAAAGCGCCTGGCACAGCCACAGCCTGCAAGAACAACCACTGCCCGAGCTGGACGAAGTGCTGGCCTTGCTCGACAGCGAGGCAGGTGACCTGGACCTGGTCGGCATCTACGCCGCAGGCCCTATCTGCCGAGGCTTTGCCAGTTCGTTCGGGGCCTTTGGCTGGCACCAGGCCAACAGTTTCAACTTCGACTGGAGCCTTTTCCACGAAAACGGCCAGGCGGTGAAGGCCAACTATGCCGGCCAGCTGTGGAGCGCCGAAGACTTCATCGCACGCCTGCGCCAGGCACGTGAACAACTGGGCTTCCTCGGTCGCCCGGCGATCACCCTCAAACCGGGAAGCTACCGCGCCTACCTGGCCCCGGCAGCCATGGACGAGATCGCCGGCATGCTCTGCTGGGGCGGTTTTTCCGCGCAGGCCCTGGCCACTGGCAACAGCGCCCTGCAGCGCTTGTACAACGGCGATGCACGGCTGAGCCCGCTGGTGAGTTTCACCGAGCAGGTCAGCGGGTCGCTAAGCCCGGCGTTTTCCGACGAAGGTGCGCCGCGCCTGGATGTGCCGTTGATCCAGCAGGGCCAGGCCCAGCAGCGATTGATCAGTGCGCGCAGTGCGGCCGAGTTCGAGCTGCTGGCCAATGGCGCCGACAGCTACGAGTCGCCCTGTGCGCTCAGCCTGGCACCGGGTAACCTGGCCAGCGAGCAGGTCCTTGAGCGACTGGGTACTGGGCTGTACATCAGTAACCTGTGGTACCTGAACTACTCTGACCTTCCGGCAGCGCGGATGACCGGTTTGACCCGATTCGCCACTTTCTGGGTGGAAAACGGGCAGATCCAGGGGCCGGTAAGTACCATGCGTTTCGATGACAGCCTGTACAGCCTGCTCGGCAGCCAGCTGGAGGACCTGACCCAGGCGCGCGAAATGATCCTGTCGACCAGTACCTATGGACAGCGCAGTACCGGGTCGAGTCATTTGCCGGGGGCACTGGTCAAAGGCCTGACCCTGACATTGTGA
- the yccS gene encoding YccS family putative transporter — MSSSSFRQSLRRLWGQDKFSYSIRVTIALTGSLALCWYQNEMALLIPLFLGIIASALAETDDSWQGRLSALAVTLVCFAIAALAVELLFPYPWVFVVALALAAFGLTMLGALGERYGAIASATLITAVYTMIGVDQRGGQVTDFWHEPLLLVAGAAWYGLLSVLWQALFSNQPVQQSLAKLFYELGSYLKLKASLFEPIRTLDVEARRLELAQQNGKVVAALNAAKEIILHRVGNSQPNSKVSRYLKLYFLAQDIHERVSASHYPYNALTEAFFHSDVMFRCQRLLRKQGSSCQELARSIRLRQPFVLASGYPEALEDLNASLEHLRIQSNPAWRGLLRSLRALAANLATLDRQLSAASNPDSLADASDSSLLDRSPRSLKDVWTRLRTQLTPTSLLFRHALRLPLALSIGYGMVHLIHPTQGYWIILTTLFVCQPNYGATRRKLVQRIFGTAVGLTVGWALFDLFPNPVIQSLFAVVAGVVFFVNRTTRYTLATAAITLMVLFCFNQIGDGYGLFLPRLFDTLVGSLIAILAVFLFLPDWQGRRLNKALANTLACASVYLRQIMQQYAHGKRDDLAYRLARRNAHNADAALSTTLANMLMEPGHFRKEADVGFRFLVLSHTLLSYLSGLGAHRDTALPAQVQEQLIEGAGQSLASSLDEIANGLAARLPIAIHSDAEEALANALEQMPEELDEHQRLVQTQLALICRQLGPLRTLAAHLIKEGAPA; from the coding sequence ATGTCATCGAGCTCGTTCCGTCAGTCACTGCGTCGCCTGTGGGGCCAAGACAAGTTCAGCTACAGCATCCGGGTCACCATCGCCCTCACCGGCAGCCTGGCCCTGTGCTGGTACCAGAACGAGATGGCCCTGCTGATTCCGCTGTTCCTCGGCATCATCGCCAGCGCCCTGGCCGAAACCGACGACAGCTGGCAAGGCCGCCTTAGCGCCTTGGCCGTTACCCTGGTGTGTTTCGCCATCGCTGCGCTGGCGGTCGAACTACTGTTCCCCTACCCCTGGGTCTTTGTGGTCGCCCTAGCCCTCGCGGCGTTTGGCCTGACCATGCTCGGCGCCTTGGGCGAGCGCTATGGTGCGATTGCCTCGGCGACACTGATCACGGCGGTTTACACCATGATCGGTGTGGACCAGCGCGGCGGCCAAGTGACGGACTTCTGGCACGAGCCGCTGCTGCTGGTGGCGGGTGCGGCCTGGTACGGGCTGCTTTCAGTACTTTGGCAGGCGCTGTTTTCCAACCAGCCGGTGCAGCAGAGCCTGGCCAAGCTGTTCTACGAACTGGGCAGCTACCTCAAGCTGAAGGCCAGCCTGTTCGAACCGATCCGCACCCTCGACGTCGAGGCCCGGCGCCTGGAGCTGGCCCAACAGAACGGCAAGGTGGTAGCTGCGCTGAACGCAGCCAAGGAAATCATCCTGCACCGGGTGGGCAACAGCCAACCGAACTCGAAGGTCAGCCGTTACCTCAAGCTGTACTTCCTGGCCCAGGACATTCACGAACGGGTCAGTGCCTCGCACTACCCCTACAACGCCTTGACCGAGGCGTTTTTCCACAGTGATGTGATGTTCCGCTGCCAGCGCCTGCTGCGTAAGCAGGGTTCATCCTGCCAGGAGCTGGCCCGCTCAATCCGCCTGCGCCAGCCATTCGTGCTGGCCAGCGGTTATCCCGAAGCCCTCGAGGACCTCAACGCTTCGCTTGAGCACCTGCGTATCCAGAGCAACCCGGCCTGGCGCGGCCTGTTGCGCTCGCTGCGGGCGTTGGCCGCCAACCTGGCAACGCTGGACCGCCAGCTCAGTGCCGCCAGCAACCCGGACAGCCTGGCCGACGCCAGCGACAGCAGCCTGCTCGACCGCTCGCCACGCTCGCTGAAGGACGTGTGGACGCGCCTGCGCACCCAGCTCACACCGACCTCGCTGCTGTTCCGCCACGCCTTGCGCCTGCCGCTGGCGCTGTCGATCGGCTACGGCATGGTGCACCTGATTCACCCGACCCAGGGCTACTGGATCATCCTCACTACGCTGTTCGTGTGCCAGCCCAACTACGGCGCAACCCGGCGCAAGCTGGTGCAGCGCATCTTCGGCACCGCTGTCGGCCTGACGGTGGGCTGGGCCTTGTTCGACCTGTTCCCCAACCCGGTCATCCAGTCGCTGTTCGCCGTGGTCGCCGGGGTGGTGTTCTTCGTCAACCGCACCACCCGCTACACCTTGGCCACGGCCGCGATCACCCTGATGGTGCTGTTCTGCTTCAACCAGATCGGCGATGGCTACGGCCTGTTCCTGCCACGCCTGTTCGATACCCTGGTGGGCAGCCTGATCGCCATCCTTGCGGTGTTCCTGTTCTTGCCTGACTGGCAAGGGCGACGGCTGAACAAGGCGCTGGCCAATACCCTGGCCTGCGCCAGCGTGTACCTGCGCCAGATCATGCAGCAGTATGCCCATGGCAAGCGTGACGACCTGGCTTACCGCCTGGCCCGGCGCAATGCTCACAACGCCGACGCGGCACTGTCCACCACCTTGGCCAACATGCTGATGGAGCCGGGGCATTTCCGTAAGGAGGCCGACGTTGGCTTCCGCTTCCTGGTGCTGTCGCACACCTTGCTCAGCTACCTCTCGGGGCTGGGCGCGCACCGCGACACGGCGTTGCCGGCGCAGGTGCAGGAGCAGTTGATCGAAGGTGCCGGGCAAAGCCTGGCCAGCAGCCTGGACGAGATCGCCAACGGTTTGGCGGCGCGGCTGCCGATCGCGATTCACAGTGATGCCGAAGAAGCACTGGCCAATGCCCTGGAGCAAATGCCGGAAGAACTGGATGAGCATCAACGGCTGGTGCAGACGCAGTTGGCGTTGATCTGCCGGCAGTTGGGGCCATTGAGGACCTTGGCGGCGCACCTGATCAAGGAAGGTGCGCCGGCCTGA
- the dbpA gene encoding ATP-dependent RNA helicase DbpA, with product MLANLDALGYASMTPIQAQSLPVILKGQDLIAQAKTGSGKTAAFGIGLLNPINPRYFGCQALVLCPTRELADQVAKELRRLARAEDNIKILTLCGGVSLGPQIASLEHGAHIIVGTPGRIQQHLDKGTLVLDGLNTLVLDEADRMLDMGFFDAIASIIGKTPARRQTLLFSATYPAGIKQLAADFMRNPQQVKVESLHTDNQIEQRFIEIDPQHRLEAVTRVLGHYRPQSCVAFCFTKQQCEDVVAHLTAKGIVAQALHGDLEQRDRDQVLTMFANRSSSVLVATDVAARGLDIDGLDMVINVELARDAEIHVHRVGRTGRAGEKGTAVSLVAPAEGHRAQAIEDLQKSPLRWDSLDSLKNKGGEPLLPVMTTLCIAAGRKDKLRPGDILGALTGDAGIPGKQVGKIAIFDFQAFVAVERALAKQAMQRLNSGKIKGRALKVRII from the coding sequence ATGCTGGCGAACCTGGACGCCCTCGGCTATGCCTCGATGACGCCGATCCAGGCCCAGAGCCTGCCAGTCATCCTCAAAGGCCAGGACCTGATCGCCCAGGCCAAGACCGGCAGTGGCAAGACCGCCGCCTTCGGCATCGGCCTGCTCAACCCGATCAACCCGCGCTACTTCGGCTGCCAGGCACTGGTGCTGTGCCCTACCCGCGAGCTTGCCGACCAGGTGGCCAAGGAACTGCGCCGCCTGGCCCGCGCCGAGGACAACATCAAGATCCTCACCCTGTGCGGCGGCGTTTCGCTGGGCCCGCAAATCGCTTCGCTGGAGCACGGTGCGCACATCATCGTCGGCACCCCAGGGCGCATCCAGCAACACCTGGACAAAGGCACCCTGGTGCTCGATGGCCTCAACACCCTGGTACTCGACGAAGCCGACCGCATGCTCGACATGGGCTTCTTCGATGCCATCGCCAGCATCATCGGCAAGACCCCGGCGCGCCGCCAGACCCTGCTGTTCTCGGCCACTTACCCGGCTGGCATCAAGCAGCTGGCCGCCGACTTCATGCGCAACCCGCAGCAAGTCAAGGTCGAGAGCCTGCACACCGACAACCAGATCGAGCAGCGCTTCATCGAGATCGACCCGCAGCACCGCCTGGAGGCCGTCACCCGCGTGCTCGGCCACTACCGCCCGCAGTCCTGCGTGGCGTTCTGCTTCACCAAGCAGCAGTGCGAGGACGTGGTTGCCCACCTGACCGCCAAGGGCATCGTCGCCCAGGCCCTGCACGGCGACCTGGAGCAACGTGACCGCGACCAGGTGCTGACCATGTTCGCCAACCGCAGTAGCTCGGTGCTGGTGGCGACCGACGTGGCCGCGCGTGGCCTGGACATCGATGGCCTGGACATGGTCATCAACGTGGAACTGGCACGTGATGCGGAAATCCACGTGCACCGTGTGGGTCGTACTGGCCGTGCTGGCGAGAAAGGGACCGCGGTCAGCCTGGTGGCACCGGCCGAAGGCCACCGTGCCCAAGCCATCGAAGACCTGCAGAAAAGCCCGCTGCGCTGGGACTCGCTGGACAGCCTGAAGAACAAGGGCGGCGAACCACTGCTGCCGGTGATGACCACGCTGTGCATTGCCGCTGGCCGCAAGGACAAGCTGCGCCCTGGCGACATTCTCGGTGCACTGACCGGTGATGCCGGGATCCCGGGCAAGCAGGTGGGCAAGATCGCCATCTTCGACTTCCAGGCGTTCGTGGCCGTGGAGCGGGCGTTGGCCAAACAGGCCATGCAGCGACTGAACAGCGGCAAGATCAAGGGTCGCGCCCTGAAAGTCCGCATTATCTAA